From the Musa acuminata AAA Group cultivar baxijiao chromosome BXJ3-1, Cavendish_Baxijiao_AAA, whole genome shotgun sequence genome, the window TGAAGAACGAAAGGCTGTCAACACTATGATTAATTTGGTGGGTTTTAATGGTTTGACTAAAAAAATTGCAGATCATGAGGTTTTTCATGATAAACCAGTTTCAGTCAGCAATATTACTAATTCCCAGATAAATGATGGTCAGATTGAAGTAGTAAATGTTGATGATGAATCAAGTCATGTGGATATTCTAAAAGATATCAAGTTAGAAGGACAGGATTTAACTGTCTCTGATTTTAATGCTAAGCTACCTGATGAGTCATACCCTTTATTTGATTCATCTTTTGTTGAAGCGATTCCAAGAATCAACAAACTTAAAAGCAGCAAAGCTGAGATGAATCTTTCAGAACAGGGCACTCCTGAGGAGTTGAGTTTATTTTACATGGATCCCCAAGGAGACATACAGGGCCCATTTCTCGGTGCTGATATCATCTCATGGTTTGAACAAGGTTTCTTTGGTACAGATTTACCTGTGTGCTTATCAGATGCTCCTGATGGCACACCTTTTCAGCCACTTGGTGAAGTAATGCCTCACTTGAAACTGGAGTTCCATTCTGGCCCTGATATCTGTTCTGGCGAAAAGTCCGAACCTTTGGATGCTACAAGGAGTGACCTGGAGTCTTGTATCCCTTCTTCCCATGATACTGGTAGTTCTTCCACCACAAACAATCAAAGAAGGGCGCTATCATGGGATTCTCTGGATCATCATGGAAAACATGATGTTCCTGAAAATGAAGCTTTCACAGATCCCAACAAAAACAGTTTATCTTTCCCTAGCTCAGGGACCCCACCAGGTGCAACTGGTGGACACATCTTTCATGATCTTACTGGGCGAGATGCAGAAGGTTTGTATACTTCAAGCAGTTtgccttgttttttttttcacttttatacATAGATTCATGATAGCTGAATAAAACTTTGTTTTCTACAGTTGTATTGTACAAAGGTAGGTCCATGAGTGACATGGGGAAACAATCAGGAAAATTTGCTAATGACCACATTGCTCTATCAAGGTCCCCTAATAATCATCACTATATGGTGCCAGAGGCTGGAAATACTAGTTTTGCCAGTGAGCACATTCCAAGAGAGAATAATTTGGATCCTTTTGGATTATTCTGGTCTGAGCTAGAAGGAACTCAACAGAAGCTTCCCCTTTCATCAAATATTGCAGGGTCTGCTGAGAATTTGATTGGCAACTGTGATTCTTCAAGAAATTCCTTTCCATTTGGCCTCAATCAGACGCAGTTCAATTTGATCAGTGACTTCCCTATTGCCAACAATTCATTGTCCAAAAACTATAGAAGGAGCAATAGTTTAAATATAATTCCTGATATGTTTGATGCAAATAACATGTCACAGATTGAAGCTGAGTCAAGCCACTTTGGCTTAGAACAGCGCCTACTCTTCCAACAATTACAGATGAAAGAACTTCAGCAGCAATGTTTACTGGCCCATCAAAATGCTGAGTTCAGTGGTACACTTTTGGACCAGGTGCATGGACCTATGCACCAACATCACCATGTTCATCAACAACCTGTGGAGGATCTAGAGCGTATGTTGAAATTTCAGTTTGAGCAGCTGCGACATCTTGATATGTTGCAGCAGCAACATCAACTGCGTCAGCAACAGACACAACTGCATGAGCATCAGATTCAATTGTTACAACATCGTCTTCATCATGAACCGCAACCACAACAATCCCAGCAGCAGATGTATCTTGAACATCTGCTGCATCGGCAATTACTTGAAGCTGGTTTTGGAACATCCAACATTGATCCTCATGGGATAAACATGTTTGATCAGGTTCGCTTTAGACAGCAGCTCTTGAAAGAGTCACAACAGTCTCACAACCTTTCACTGCATCATGACTCAGCTATAGATCAACATATCCAAGCAAACTTAGGGCTGAATATTCAACGGCAGAGTCATAATGGTTTATTGGATATTCTATCCCATTCCAGTCAGAGGCAGGTGCCTCCTATAGAACAACAATTTCTTTTAGGGCTTCAGCTGGACCAGCTTCAGGCACAACTGTCGTCCCCTGCTTCTACCAAGCTGTCTGCAATGGAAGAAGAGAGACACATAGGGGGGGTTTGGTCAGTTGGTGAATCTGGTCAGTTTATCAGGACTGCACTTGGTCCACACCAGGATTTTTCTGCCAGATCTAGCCAATCAGAGTTTATGCAGGCAGCAAAGGGACCATTGTTTGAGCAGCGCAGTCATGTTCAACCAAACATTTTGTTTCATGAGAGAATGAAACGAGGGCCTTATGAACAAGGGTCACATCCTATTGACAGGCTACATATGCATGCAGGTACTCCTGGTCCGAACTTGGAACTCATTAATGCCTTAGCACGAGTACAAGGACTGGATGCACATGAGCATCTTAATCATCTGCATACTTCTGGTGAGGTAGGACAGCTTCCTTCTAGTGTACACTCTCATCAGAATCAGATTGCTAATGATTTAACTGGTGCAAGCATGGATGTGAGTGAGAGGCACTGGTTTGAACCAAATAGGCAGCTCTCAGCTGATTTAATGGAATCCCATTTGAAGCACTTGCCAATAGAAGCAGAAAAGAAGAGGGGCATTAGCATAAGTCACTCTGTTAAGGACCCAAATGTATGGGCATCATTTGTAGGAAATGATGGAAGTTCAGGACATGAATTGAGAGACTTGCTCCATCAAGAAATGCTTCTCCAATCTCAACAGCCACTAGGAGTATATAGCACTCCATCTTCCAATGAGCATGGGGACTCTTCTTGGCTCTATTCTCAGCATGGTCCAGAGCATTCCTTTAATCTTGACATGGATAGAGTGGGACTTAGTGGTTCTATGTCTGAGGGTTCTCTTTTTTCTGAAGTAAGACAGCCACGAAACGAGCAACTGATCAACAAAAATCTGGAAGGTAGTGCTAATGACATTGAGAGCAGTAGAAGGCCCAGTTTGAGATCTGGTTCTGCAACATTAATTGAACAGAAACATTTTCTTTCAGATACGGATTATATTGAAAGAGAGAAATTTGTGACTTCTTTGGGTGATGCTTCCTTGCAATCATTTGATTTCTACAATTTAAAGGAGGTGGAAAATAGGAAGATGCAGGGTCTAAAGGGCAGTTCCAGGACTCAATCAGCATTGAACATGCAGGACAGTGGGGTTATGCAAGCAATAGGTGGAGGTCATGAGGAGGTTAATGTTGACAAACTTTTTAGGCATGATTTATCTAGCAAGGCTGGTAATGTGATCTGGCAATGTTTTTATTCTTGAGTTAACTGCTTGTCCCCTTTGGCAATTTATGTAACTATGAACTTGATGTATTATGCAGCCAGAGGTTTGAGCTTCTACAATTATGAAACAGGGACTGATAACGCTCATATTGAAGGGATGGGTAATAACATGTAAGGATATTCTTTCTGCTTTTGTGAAAAGAATAAGAATCAGATGAAATCTTTTTTCGTGCTTTGAAATCATGATATCTTGATACTGTTCTTTTTCACTATCTTATTGGGTACTTTTTGTTTGCTTTTCTTCTTGATAATAATCCAACATCATTTGGATAATGAATGGTTTGTGCATGGTTTTTGTGCTGCATGAATTTACTTGAATTTAATTCATACaccatttttttatcttttctagtAACCTATACTATATTTATGTGTATCTTCATATGCATGCACACATGGACTATTGTTCTTACTAGTGTTGATCATTGCGAAGGATGAAGCTACGACATTGAGGTCACTAGTTCAGGAGAATTTAAGTCATACACCTATACTATATTTATGTGCATCTTCATAGGCATGCACACATGGACTATTGTTCttaccaaggtttttaatttcgtactGTACTGATGTCTCGAGCTTTgttcggtacggtacagtatggcGTACTGAGCGATACACCTTTTAAGAAGAAACCATCTTGCATTTCGAGATGGTTTCGAGAGACGGAAAGGGATTTCAAGAGATGAAAAGAGAATGCGAGAAGGTTTTGAGAGATGGAAAGGGGGTGATGGCAGAGTGGGTGAGGATGCGGCGGGTCGCCTCCGTCCCCAGCTCGAACTTATCCCTCGTGAGGCACTCCGCAATGCTCTCACCACAGTCGGATCTGGTGGGGATCTAGCTCAGGGAAAGCTCATCTGCTGCTGCCCTCAGCAACTGAGGAAGAAGACCAAGATGACGACGGGAGCGAGAAGGGGAAGCAGCACTCCAACCTAGGCCAGTACCCCTTCCTTCGTCGTCGATCGTGACCTCCTTGACCATAGTAGCCACGATCCCTCCATCCCCTATTGCTCCCGACGAAGCGAGGACTTGCCCCCTACTGCGTTCCGCCCGATGGAGCACTTCTTCATGTCTCGCCACGTCCAACACCCTTCTCCATCATGCCTTCTTTGTCCAACGAGCGCCACAGCCTCATCTTCCTCATCGTCGTGCTCGTCCTTCTGTCCGCTACTGGGTGGTTCGTGTGCCGGTCAGCTGGTAGATCAGTATGTACCGCCCGTGTCAgatggtatggtacggtattcaaATCCGTGGTTACTAGTGTTGATCATTGCGAAGGATGAAGCTATGGCATTGAGGTCACTAGTTCGGGAGGATCCTTTAGTTCTTTAACAAGAATGTCTTTACTAACTATCAACTCTTTTGTTTATATTCACATTTTTGATCAACTTTCTTCAGGAACTTTGTTGCCACTTTGAAGTCCCGAAACAAATTTGGGATGGGTTGGATTCAGGTCCACTACCATTTATAGGATTCTAGTTCATCTCTCTATTTGTTTGTGTATGGGGAGCTGAGCTTGAACAAGCAAAAAGCTTTTTGAACTTGTCTCAGTTGAAAAGAAAGACATGGGATTTGATCAAGATTGAAGTCGTCCAAATTCCAAGGTGGTCACTGGTGGTAACCCCTTGAATGTAGGTTGAAGGTCTCGGCACAGAGGTGGGTGCTtaagaaaaattattataaaataatattaatgcatATATGCATCTTAAAATATACAAATATTTTTAATGTAAGTCCTTTGAAAGCGTTTATGCTAGACAGACCTCCCTGCATTAAATTTTCAGTGGAGATCACATAGGACAGTAATTAAGATCTGTTGTTTCATATTGGACATTTTATCATAATCCTAAGACAGGTTTTGACTGACGATTATACTAGAATTACCCACATAAATAAAAACAGAAGAAAAAGAGCATATTAAAACAATTAAGATCCAGTGACATGCATCATGTATGGAAACATAAGCATAATACTGAGGATGTAGTGAATCAATATTCATTGTGATTATTAATTTTTGCTTTTAGTTTGACCAGCTACCTTTATTTCTCTTTCTTTGTACCTTCTCTCTATATTCCTTCTTAGTTTTCTCTTCTATTCCTTGTTTGTTAGTAGaaagttctttccttcttgctatTACTATCATTATTGCCCTCCACAATTTGATTTCCTCCTAACTATAggcatcctcttcctctttcctcgGTATGGTAATGTATACTTGTTGATTGCTATTGCTTTTAAGCCTAGAATGCCTTTGAAATACTATCATTTGTTGCATTTTGAAAAGAAGATGCCATGCAATTTGAAACTGAAGCAGTAAATAAAAAGGATGTCTGAAGAGTTCATGATATGAAGATGTTTCTTGAATTGGAGGATCTTGAGAAAGGCCTCAGGATGAGAAACCATGTTCAATTTACCTGGAAAGCACTCTCACGCCTTTGAATCATTTTTATATTCATTTGAATGTCTTTATGAATGAGATGGTAGGCTAAAGCATGTGATTGCATAATTTCATTGTTTAAAAAAGGGGTGTAGAACTCACGTGGACTAAGGTAGCTTGGAAGCCTTTTAGATTTGCACATTAGATCAGTTGAGATTGGATGACCTCTTAATTTCTAACCAATTTCCTAATCAATGACTAGCTGATTTGTTTAAGCACATGCTAAAATATTGTGAGGATTAAAGTGTAGTTAGTTTATCTATGGGCTTTATTATCATTATCCCGTCACCATATAACTTTCAAATTCATTCAGTTCTATTCACTTCACACCTTCTGCCGATGCCTTAATTTTTGAGGATATCAAATTATCAATAGGATACTAACAAGAAGTTATTTGTGAATCTCAGTATCAATAAGCTAAAGGCTTCTTTTCCGATTTTCTGTAGTCCTACTCAAAACAATTTCTATTTCCTTCATTTTCCTTGTAATAGCAGCCTTGCTGTTGCTTCATCAAAGTCGGCAgatgcagcaactgttgctatgTGGTTCGGCCACTGGTGTTGTTGCAGCTGTAAAAACCTATTTACGTTGGTGACAGTTGTTGCTACTATTGCAATAACAACGTTGGCTGCTGTGACTAGATGCCCATGATTGTGCGGCTGCCAGCTAGGTGATCACCTTCTGCAGTTGATAGTATCTAGACTTGCTGCCTGATGCCTAATATATATTAGAAATATTATGTGATTTTATGACATGTTACATTAGGAATTATCATCTATTCTCTCCATTTTCTTTGTACTAGGCAGTGCTAGCAGGTATCATGTTTCAGTATATGATCCATGTCAGTCTGTTTGCGAACCGGTATTGGCACCAGACCAAGATTTTACATCTTGGTTTTGATGTACCATTACAATTTGCCAAAAGTTTATGATAtgaaatgacctacgaaataaatgGATTAGGAAAGAACAGTGATAGAAGAGACTTCATGAGAAAACATACTCAAGAGGCAGGTTATTGAGGACCAACTAATGTTTCACAAATGCAATGTAGGACTAGGAGAAAATATCGGCAAGCTATCGAGGGTAACTCATTCTTTTGGATATAATGATCCATTGGTCACTTGGATTGTGGTGATTCTGGTGAATGAGAAGATGAGAAACTGTTACATGATAGAGAAATCCCTTGGCTAGAGGTGAATCTTACTGCCTTTTAGACATGTGCGATGACAACAACGTCAAAGCAACAAGCTCTAACTATTTGGGATCAGTGTTTTCAAAGGATGCTTCGGCGCTCGCTTAGGTGCTCGAGCGAGACGAAGCCTGAACACCTTGCAGAAACCGTAGGCGCAATGCTTCAACTAAGCGCTACTCGGACACTTGCTCGAGCCTAGGTGCTAGGTGCGGGCGAGCACCTGAGCCAAATTTGGTTGGGTTCAAACTTTGGTTTGATTGGACTTATAAGttagttcaatcaaaccaactaacatAGTTACTCTAACACCGTCCAAACCCCTCCCTTGCCCGACCcaataaaagaaaacaaaggtgAAATGAAACCCGCCATCGTTGGCAACCTCGTCCAATCACATTTGCTGGTACAACTTGACTATTGTCGTTGTAGCTCGTCCGCCACTGCAGTTtgtctaaaccctaaacctcgtCCGCCCTATACCTTTGTCTGATGTTGTAGTAGCTTTGTCCGCAATCGACGGTCACCTCTTCCATCTCGTTTGTTTGCTGCCTTCGCACACTACGATCGTCAACAATGTCATCTGTTGCCTTCGTTCGCCACTGCAGCTTCGTTCGTTTGTAGCTGCAGTTTCATTTGCCACCCTCTGCTTCCCCCACCTTCCTGTTAATTAAATTGCAAACGGATGAGCAGCAACTCGTTTGGTGCAGTTTAAATATATTTGTTGTATCTACAACACCATGGGCAATATGCACGTTGATTTATACATGAAACTGCCTTAGCTTTTACTTGATGACGTCTTAGCGCAGCAAAACATTCTTGGTTAGCAAGATGTTTTTGGTCTAACATAGGCCTCCATAAACCTGTTTAGTATATTTCTATTTAGTtgcatattattttaattatactaTTTGGGAGTGCCTCAAGCCTTTTGGGACTAGGCgcttttaaaaatattgattgagatatataaaaactCTAAGTcaagttaagagtatttaaatctttatttatagtttctattaaatatttttttggtcTTCCTCAACCTCTCATCATACTACTAACAGTAATAATTTCACCTCTTATCATTACCACCTCCGTCGGTCTCTGAGCACATGTTTGCACCATCTTCAACATCCTTATTTCAGTAATATAAATCATTTGTATGTTGTTTCTTAATTATCTAACACTTGGATCAATAAAGTATTGCTAGTCTAACAACtgctttataaattttttttttaatctgaaaGGTACCTGGTGATCACATAAGATTCTTGATGCCTTTCATCAATATAACCATCCCgttttatatatgaataatagtttcatcaatctctcaattttgttgaataattgaCTCATCCTTATTGGATATGTGCTGTCATAAAATCACTAGGCTACTTATTCTGGGTGGATTATTGAAAGTTCCATAGTATGGGTGGAAATAGGTGAAGGATTGATGAGACTAAGGAGATGTGGAGAGCATTGATCATGACATAGCTTATTTCTAAAATATATAATGATCATGGATTAGACCATTTTTCATTCTTGTTCTATTGAACATATATTGCTGTTCTGGAAGTTATTTGTTTtgtaaattttcttatttttcttgttgTGTTTAGGCTGAAATGCCAGTTTGATGATCTGATTAGACTAAGTTGATCCCATTCTCAAAGCTTAAGTACGATTCCAAATCATTCCTGAGTTTCAAGCATTGCTTGTTCCCGAgtatggattttggtgagaaatcACATAGGGAAATATTCTTCTTTTACTaggttggaatccttgaatgtcaTTTTCACTGTTTCTCTTTCACAAATATGTTTATGCTCCTTTTGTTTTGCAGGATTTCTGGTGATATCTTGAAAGGAGATGACAATTCATTCTTAGCAGATACTTGTGATCCTCATTCTACCTCATCTATAGCAGGATCTGACCTGGCCTCAAAGCAATCTGCAAAGGCAAAGAATCCTACTAATGGATCTTCTGAGGGTATACTCAATTTCTTTTAACCTTTTCCAGTTCTATACTGATCATAGTACCTCTGAAGATTGTCCTTTTGTGTTGTAAATTGATTGAATTTTAAATGTCTTCAATAAAAATGAGGTGCAGGAGGATGTCTCAACTTTGGAGGTAATTCTACATCCCATGTCTCAGAGACATCGATGTCTAACAAGAAAGACTTGAGATTTCGTCGAACCTCTTCGAGCAGCGATGCAGATGTTGCAGAACCTTCATTCAGTGATATGCTGAAGAGTACCAAAAAGACCATGCCTGATCCCGAGTCTCTAGAAGTTGTCTCATCTGGTAAGAGTgccaaaaagaaaggaaagaagggcAGACAGATTGATCCGTCACTTCTTGGTTTCAAAGTCCATAGCAACCGCATATTGATGGGTGAGATCCAGCGGCCAGATGATTGAGTATTGCGCGTCTTCCGTAATCACTGTCTAATTGTTCCATTGCAAGGCTGTACAGGTCCTCGTAcagtttttttaaatattttagatagttcttttttttttcacaacaGATCAGTTGTAAAGCGGGGTTCATATAGATGAAGACTCACTGTACGTGGGGATGGAACAAGCGTGCAGATTTTGTATAGACCAACAAAATCAATGCAAATAGTTTCATGAATGCAGCTTCTTTTTTCACCTTTTAGCCATGGTATTTCGCTGGGTTCTGCTTGCATGTCATCTGACCTTTATTCCTGTAAGAAATTAATTGTAGCTCTCTTCTTAACATGAAGATACTTTCAATTAAGTCTGATCTTCTTAACATGCAGTCCACATATGATCTGTTGCATAGATGATTCAATTCTTGGCTTTCTTCTACTTCAACCATTGCTAGCCTTGGTTTTCATGTCTGCTGCCTTTTTCAGGTGGGTAATGAGAAGGTGCTGAAAGCTAAAAGCTAGTTGAATACCACTACAGATCCTGGTAATTCTCGTCAGTTGGTATACTTTTATCAATGTGTTTGGAGCCCAACCTGCAGATCTGACGGATGAATCCAGCAAGATGTTGACAGTTAAAAGATTGTTTTGGTCTCTTGTGGGCGAGGAAAGCTCAATAGGAGTTTGAATGTCGATCTAGCTagtttgtaatgaaaatatacTTAAGAGTAGGTTTGTAAGTCATTTTTTTCGACACCAGGGTCAGTCATAAAAGAACTAGTTAAAAAGGCAATGCTATGTTTATATAACCATGCCTAGTTGACAGATTGTATCAAGTCCCAATTGATTAACAGCAATGATCATGCATTTATTCTCAATTGTTGGGTTTGTCTGTTTCCAATTTATAGGACCTCGATTGTTGTCGGGTGCGAATTGACCACTTATGGGAGATCTGGTTTCCTAGGGATGCAGGGGACGAGGATTGGGCCGTAGAATGTTGGTCCAACCTTAGGAGATCTGGGAGTGGCCTGAAAACCAGTGAGGCTGGTTTCATGCTGAGAACCAGTGAGGCTGGCCATGCGTGCGGAGGCGAGCATCTCTGGGTACACGAAGGAGCAATGGGAATATGTATGGGAAAAGCCCAGTCACGAGCGAGAAGCCCGCGCACCTTAGAAGGTCTGGAGGATTGATTTGGTGCTTCTTCGCTTTGCAAGGAGAAGCATGCGCTCCCCCTACGTGGAGAAGCGCACGAGAACTTGTCACACGTACGTGGAGAAGCGCCTGCATGTAAGGAGCACACATCAAGGAGTAACGTGCTTCTCTGGTTAGTCTGATGTTGAGAATAAGCATTTCATTTCTACCGTATCTGCTGAGCGCTTCTGCGTGCGAAGCGTCGAGGAAAGAAAAGGGTCCATATCAAAAGCTGGTCGAGCTAATCTGACGACATGTGCGCGTCAAGTTGGATGAGTGGGATGGTGGGTTGAGAGGCGTGCTTTCAGGACCACGACTTCACCTTTTAGATGTGGATACGATGGGGCATGCCGCCACAGCTCGCGCTTCCGAGTAATCGAGGATAAAGCAGCAGGGGGTCCATGTTAATTAATAATGGAACGTTTCATGCTAAGCCTCGAGCAAGTACGTACATAACTACGGATATTGTTGATCACTGATTATATACGATCTAGTATAGTTTGAGTCAAATTTCAATTTAATTTAATTGGAGTTTCAGTCAAATTTTAATTTGATCCCGATCAAACCAAACAAAGATCAAATTCAATCTCAAGCAGCTCAAAGACCGGATTTAAGTATAGATCAACTCCAAAGTCCTGAAAGCATTACGACTCCAAGTCTTAATATAATTAGGACTTCACCTCTTTCTCAGCtataaaaggaggaggagaacttcaTCTAAAGTATCTCAAATCAATCTAAGTCGTGCTTTCTCTCAAGAAGCCAACCGATTCTAagctgagaaaaaaaaaagaagaaagagaaaaggagGAGGATAGCAGCAGCGCCCTTCCTTCTATCCAGCTTTCTAGCCGGCATATGGCAGCTTCCTACGTGAGAGCAATAACAATAGTCAAATAggagataaaaaggaagaaagcCTTCTGATGCATACTGATGTTCCAGTATATACCGTATTAATGTACTCATACACCAGTATGTATCATACTTAAAAACATCCAAGTTAAATCTAGCTTACTACTAGAAATATTTTGAAATGCTTAAAGCATGTATATTTGCTCGTCCACGATGAGCATATTCCATGTGGGTATGCAGTTAGATTTATGGTCGTTATTACATTTTTAAGGAATAATTTAAATGTTTTTAATTTTCCAGTCAACATCCAAGATAAAAAGACCATTTATTTTATCGTTTAGGCAGAGATTAGAAGAATAGAAAGGTTCCATTTTTGCAATTATGCACGTTGGACTCAGTTTGATTAATAATCATGTGGATTGTCTGTTCAAGCATCTCCACTTACGTCTTCTGAAGTCTAAGTACAAGTTGGTCATGCAGCATGCCCATGCAACAGCAATTCTCTGCATTTTAGAGAGAGGTGAAAATTGTAAGTGATATTTGTGCTTCTTATATCTGGTGATATGTTGCATGTTGCCTTCAAAGCAGTGTGAAATGACAATAATTGATTCAGGAACGACGACATCCTGAATCAAAAATTGATTCAGTAGCTCAGCTCAAAAGCAACATCGCTTGGCTTTGAAGTGACGCACAATAAATCCATGTCGTTCAAAATTAAGTAATGCTTACCGGCAAGGATACAATCCCGCAAGACATGGAGACATGGGGTCGGGACGATGGCCGTGGAACAGATAAACCACTCGTTGGAAGTGTCGACGGACGCCAGTAAGCACAAGAGGAGTCGACTCCTTACGGAAGGTATAAAAATCATCTCAAGGTAGATGCTTGGGGACAAGATTCACTATATACAAAAATAGACTTAAGCTTCGAAGGGGTCAAGTTGGAACTCCTCTCTTTGGCACTGACTTATTGTATAGGGACTTATGACCAGAAGCCCATTACGGATTTGTCGGAGAACACCTTAGGAGATGATGATCACGACTCTTT encodes:
- the LOC135629461 gene encoding uncharacterized protein LOC135629461 isoform X2; this encodes MWRLDGSQDKKEWIRNASDVDFSRRWREEERETSLLGRKERKKEGDRETEYRKSDRRPDNILLRESADSRSSPSSDKFYEVPNRGTGNENRRDSKWSSRWGPEDKENEMRTEKKVDAEKEDSHVEKQFFIASFRPLSGSDSRDKWRPRHRQDVYSGGSSVIRAAPGFGLERVSTEDSNVGFARGRGRSDSVTGLQFGRSSAAGPIGATPVNKAEFRYPRGKLLDIYRKQKMTVIDATPVRFVEVPPITESSFVTPLAFVIPDAEEEVLLKDIWKGKVMSSEASSSWERMARDNKIGIGDGDKTLIEKKHARRGPFTNSEELNSDHEERKAVNTMINLVGFNGLTKKIADHEVFHDKPVSVSNITNSQINDGQIEVVNVDDESSHVDILKDIKLEGQDLTVSDFNAKLPDESYPLFDSSFVEAIPRINKLKSSKAEMNLSEQGTPEELSLFYMDPQGDIQGPFLGADIISWFEQGFFGTDLPVCLSDAPDGTPFQPLGEVMPHLKLEFHSGPDICSGEKSEPLDATRSDLESCIPSSHDTGSSSTTNNQRRALSWDSLDHHGKHDVPENEAFTDPNKNSLSFPSSGTPPGATGGHIFHDLTGRDAEVVLYKGRSMSDMGKQSGKFANDHIALSRSPNNHHYMVPEAGNTSFASEHIPRENNLDPFGLFWSELEGTQQKLPLSSNIAGSAENLIGNCDSSRNSFPFGLNQTQFNLISDFPIANNSLSKNYRRSNSLNIIPDMFDANNMSQIEAESSHFGLEQRLLFQQLQMKELQQQCLLAHQNAEFSGTLLDQVHGPMHQHHHVHQQPVEDLERMLKFQFEQLRHLDMLQQQHQLRQQQTQLHEHQIQLLQHRLHHEPQPQQSQQQMYLEHLLHRQLLEAGFGTSNIDPHGINMFDQVRFRQQLLKESQQSHNLSLHHDSAIDQHIQANLGLNIQRQSHNGLLDILSHSSQRQVPPIEQQFLLGLQLDQLQAQLSSPASTKLSAMEEERHIGGVWSVGESGQFIRTALGPHQDFSARSSQSEFMQAAKGPLFEQRSHVQPNILFHERMKRGPYEQGSHPIDRLHMHAGTPGPNLELINALARVQGLDAHEHLNHLHTSGEVGQLPSSVHSHQNQIANDLTGASMDVSERHWFEPNRQLSADLMESHLKHLPIEAEKKRGISISHSVKDPNVWASFVGNDGSSGHELRDLLHQEMLLQSQQPLGVYSTPSSNEHGDSSWLYSQHGPEHSFNLDMDRVGLSGSMSEGSLFSEVRQPRNEQLINKNLEGSANDIESSRRPSLRSGSATLIEQKHFLSDTDYIEREKFVTSLGDASLQSFDFYNLKEVENRKMQGLKGSSRTQSALNMQDSGVMQAIGGGHEEVNVDKLFRHDLSSKAARGLSFYNYETGTDNAHIEGMGNNMISGDILKGDDNSFLADTCDPHSTSSIAGSDLASKQSAKAKNPTNGSSEGGCLNFGGNSTSHVSETSMSNKKDLRFRRTSSSSDADVAEPSFSDMLKSTKKTMPDPESLEVVSSGKSAKKKGKKGRQIDPSLLGFKVHSNRILMGEIQRPDD
- the LOC135629461 gene encoding uncharacterized protein LOC135629461 isoform X1; translation: MASDNVDLPEDLLYTKSSEEAWAGNDSLAGKGSDENNPLIGFLDAVKDQVTSENSIPLSPQWLYAKASDSKDTRPPNSASSGTLPDIIQKDMWRLDGSQDKKEWIRNASDVDFSRRWREEERETSLLGRKERKKEGDRETEYRKSDRRPDNILLRESADSRSSPSSDKFYEVPNRGTGNENRRDSKWSSRWGPEDKENEMRTEKKVDAEKEDSHVEKQFFIASFRPLSGSDSRDKWRPRHRQDVYSGGSSVIRAAPGFGLERVSTEDSNVGFARGRGRSDSVTGLQFGRSSAAGPIGATPVNKAEFRYPRGKLLDIYRKQKMTVIDATPVRFVEVPPITESSFVTPLAFVIPDAEEEVLLKDIWKGKVMSSEASSSWERMARDNKIGIGDGDKTLIEKKHARRGPFTNSEELNSDHEERKAVNTMINLVGFNGLTKKIADHEVFHDKPVSVSNITNSQINDGQIEVVNVDDESSHVDILKDIKLEGQDLTVSDFNAKLPDESYPLFDSSFVEAIPRINKLKSSKAEMNLSEQGTPEELSLFYMDPQGDIQGPFLGADIISWFEQGFFGTDLPVCLSDAPDGTPFQPLGEVMPHLKLEFHSGPDICSGEKSEPLDATRSDLESCIPSSHDTGSSSTTNNQRRALSWDSLDHHGKHDVPENEAFTDPNKNSLSFPSSGTPPGATGGHIFHDLTGRDAEVVLYKGRSMSDMGKQSGKFANDHIALSRSPNNHHYMVPEAGNTSFASEHIPRENNLDPFGLFWSELEGTQQKLPLSSNIAGSAENLIGNCDSSRNSFPFGLNQTQFNLISDFPIANNSLSKNYRRSNSLNIIPDMFDANNMSQIEAESSHFGLEQRLLFQQLQMKELQQQCLLAHQNAEFSGTLLDQVHGPMHQHHHVHQQPVEDLERMLKFQFEQLRHLDMLQQQHQLRQQQTQLHEHQIQLLQHRLHHEPQPQQSQQQMYLEHLLHRQLLEAGFGTSNIDPHGINMFDQVRFRQQLLKESQQSHNLSLHHDSAIDQHIQANLGLNIQRQSHNGLLDILSHSSQRQVPPIEQQFLLGLQLDQLQAQLSSPASTKLSAMEEERHIGGVWSVGESGQFIRTALGPHQDFSARSSQSEFMQAAKGPLFEQRSHVQPNILFHERMKRGPYEQGSHPIDRLHMHAGTPGPNLELINALARVQGLDAHEHLNHLHTSGEVGQLPSSVHSHQNQIANDLTGASMDVSERHWFEPNRQLSADLMESHLKHLPIEAEKKRGISISHSVKDPNVWASFVGNDGSSGHELRDLLHQEMLLQSQQPLGVYSTPSSNEHGDSSWLYSQHGPEHSFNLDMDRVGLSGSMSEGSLFSEVRQPRNEQLINKNLEGSANDIESSRRPSLRSGSATLIEQKHFLSDTDYIEREKFVTSLGDASLQSFDFYNLKEVENRKMQGLKGSSRTQSALNMQDSGVMQAIGGGHEEVNVDKLFRHDLSSKAARGLSFYNYETGTDNAHIEGMGNNMISGDILKGDDNSFLADTCDPHSTSSIAGSDLASKQSAKAKNPTNGSSEGGCLNFGGNSTSHVSETSMSNKKDLRFRRTSSSSDADVAEPSFSDMLKSTKKTMPDPESLEVVSSGKSAKKKGKKGRQIDPSLLGFKVHSNRILMGEIQRPDD